From Nicotiana tabacum cultivar K326 chromosome 15, ASM71507v2, whole genome shotgun sequence, the proteins below share one genomic window:
- the LOC107770157 gene encoding F-box protein At5g03100-like, whose translation MEMQSKIMARGDRDRLSHLPDTVLLHILSMLPEGKEVVRTSVLSQRWRFLWKSVAVSLNFGVPNYPYDEGNQKELLIFVASTSRELHYWRSCGKIKAFRVFPYRYKHYIVKDVDFWVHFASKVANVEEFTLKFACVSFPDFAYKFPQFAYKNTTLRNLVLDSCRLNPSGSVNWSSLVSLSIGHLKLTDIMLEKILSGCPNLESLELDSVLGISRLEISSAKLRKLIILNDENDENDRYNKWHEEDTNSLEIFAPYIQNLVLSGFFYDEIRLQESKVASLVTAVLHFNVDFIEFEDEEEKLEKECRYLKELLLSVAHVKNLELGPLCIECFPILELRGWHSPPSSCKFLKLNASLKHLDFAGIYSFLQSSSDLETLVIDWNNHKPIDRLVSYTNEVEQVRRFETHNVNCSLPHLKTIKFFNFLGSLSGIKFVLQLVKYLLKNATVLEKLVIAAGFIGNDVSRDKMEQKFLSFPRSSPHASIVFSHP comes from the exons ATGGAAATGCAGAGTAAAATCATGGCGAGAGGAGATCGAGACCGACTCAGTCATTTACCCGACACAGTTCTACTTCACATCCTCTCTATGTTGCCGGAGGGAAAAGAAGTTGTGAGAACCAGCGTATTATCTCAGCGATGGCGGTTTCTTTGGAAGTCCGTTGCAGTGTCGCTCAATTTCGGCGTCCCCAATTACCCCTATGATGAAGGAAACCAAAAGGAACTTCTCATTTTTGTAGCTTCCACCAGTAGAGAGCTTCACTATTGGAGGTCTTGCGGGAAAATCAAAGCATTTAGGGTTTTTCCGTATAGATATAAACATTATATTGTTAAAGATGTGGATTTTTGGGTACATTTTGCAAGTAAGGTTGCTAATGTTGAAGAGTTTACTCTTAAATTTGCATGTGTCAGTTTTCCAGATTTCGCATATAAGTTTCCTCAGTTTGCGTATAAGAACACGACGTTAAGGAATTTGGTATTAGACAGCTGCCGGCTAAACCCTTCTGGTAGTGTGAACTGGAGTAGTCTCGTTTCTCTTTCAATTGGGCACCTGAAATTGACGGATATTATGTTGGAGAAGATATTGTCCGGTTGCCCCAACTTGGAGAGCTTAGAACTGGATAGTGTTTTGGGCATTAGTCGTTTGGAAATCAGCTCTGCGAAGCTGagaaaattgatcatattaaatgatgaaaatgatgaaaatgatcGTTATAACAAATGGCATGAAGAAGATACCAATTCGCTAGAAATATTTGCCCCGTATATTCAAAATTTGGTACTTTCGGGGTTCTTCTACGATGAGATACGCTTGCAGGAGAGCAAGGTGGCTTCCCTTGTCACTGCAGTCCTTCATTTTAATGTTGAttttattgaatttgaagatgaagaagagaaaTTGGAGAAGGAGTGTAGATATTTGAAGGAACTTCTTCTCAGCGTTGCCCATGTCAAGAATCTTGAATTGGGTCCCTTGTGCATCGAG TGCTTTCCCATACTGGAGTTGAGAGGGTGGCATTCTCCACCATCAAGCTGCAAATTCTTAAAACTTAACGCATCCTTAAAACACTTGGACTTCGCTGGAATTTACAGCTTTCTGCAGAGTTCATCGGATCTTGAGACATTGGTCATTGACTGGAACAATCACAAACCAATT GACCGGCTGGTAAGTTACACAAATGAGGTTGAACAGGTCAGGAGGTTTGAGACACATAATGTTAACTGCTCATTGCCACATCTGAAGACCATCAAGTTCTTTAACTTTCTTGGATCATTAAGTGGAATTAAATTTGTACTTCAATTGGTAAaatatttgctcaaaaatgcaaCAGTGCTAGAAAAGTTGGTCATTGCTGCCGGATTCATAGGGAATGATGTGTCTCGGGATAAAATGGAACAGAAGTTCCTGAGCTTTCCAAGATCCTCTCCGCACGCTTCAATTGTCTTTTCTCATCCATAA
- the LOC107814028 gene encoding F-box protein At5g03100-like: MADSKRGDRDRLSNLPDEILIHILSMLPKSKAVVRTSVLSKRWQFMWKSVPVSLYFVLPGHDEKKATDFVVSTHRELHYWRYCRKIRKLEVIFSFGIEDFAKDVDFWVHFATKIANVEDFKLEYCLGYELPQIAYKNTSLKKLGIQYCTLNPSGSVNWSSLLSLSFGNVELKDDAMEKVLLGCPDLECLELDDVEGIHPLEISNLKLRKLIIKNCENEESVPWLEILAPNVQNLQLLGVCGEIRLRQSNVDSLVTAVLDLKIEFGEGVIPEEKAYSCLKKLLHSVAHVENLELGPWCIECLSILELKGWKSPPSSRKFLKLDAALEQLDLPGVCSFLQSSLDLETLVIDWYNQKGRYHLLKYPNEDEQNRRFETHNFNSSLLHLKTIKINFYGPLSENRSVQPLVKYLLKHAIVLEKFVIAARYRGSEVSRDYVNMEQEFLSFPRSSPHASIVFSY; encoded by the exons ATGGCTGATTCTAAGAGAGGAGATCGAGACCGACTCAGTAATTTGCCCGACGAAATTCTAATCCACATCCTCTCTATGTTGCCGAAAAGTAAAGCAGTTGTGAGAACGAGTGTATTATCTAAACGATGGCAGTTTATGTGGAAATCAGTTCCAGTATCACTCTATTTTGTCCTCCCTGGGCATGACGAAAAGAAGGCTACTGATTTCGTGGTTTCTACCCATAGGGAGCTTCATTATTGGAGGTATTGCCGGAAAATCCGAAAACTCGAGGTCATTTTCAGTTTCGGCATTGAGGATTTTGCTAAAGATGTTGATTTTTGGGTACATTTTGCGACTAAAATTGCTAATGTTGAAGATTTTAAACTTGAATATTGCTTAGGATATGAATTGCCTCAAATTGCATATAAGAATACCTCTTTGAAGAAATTGGGTATACAATACTGCACATTGAACCCTAGTGGTAGTGTGAACTGGAGTAGTCTACTTTCTCTTTCATTTGGGAATGTGGAATTGAAGGACGATGCCATGGAAAAAGTATTATTAGGTTGCCCTGACTTGGAGTGCTTGGAATTGGATGATGTTGAGGGCATTCATCCTTTGGAAATCAGCAATTTGAAGCTGAGAAAGTTAATCATAAAAAACTGCGAAAATGAGGAAAGTGTCCCTTGGCTCGAAATATTAGCCCCAAATGTTCAAAATTTGCAACTTCTGGGGGTGTGCGGTGAGATACGCTTGCGGCAGAGCAATGTGGATTCACTTGTCACTGCAGTCCTTGATTTAAAGATCGAATTTGGAGAAGGAGTCATACCGGAGGAGAAGGCATATAGCTGTTTGAAGAAACTTCTTCACAGCGTTGCTCATGTCGAGAATCTTGAATTAGGTCCCTGGTGCATCGAG TGCCTGTCCATACTGGAGTTGAAAGGGTGGAAGTCTCCACCATCAAGCCGGAAATTCTTAAAACTTGATGCAGCCTTAGAACAGTTGGACTTACCTGGAGTTTGCAGCTTTCTACAGAGTTCATTGGATCTTGAGACATTGGTCATTGACTGGTACAATCAGAAAGGAAGA TATCATCTGTTGAAGTACCCAAATGAGGATGAACAAAATAGGAGGTTTGAGACGCATAATTTTAACTCCTCATTGCTACATCTGAAGACCATCAAGATCAACTTTTATGGACCACTAAGTGAAAATAGGTCTGTACAGCCATTGGTGAAATATTTGCTCAAGCATGCAATCGTGCTAGAAAAGTTCGTCATTGCTGCCAGATACAGAGGGAGTGAAGTGTCTCGGGATTATGTTAATATGGAACAGGAGTTCCTAAGCTTTCCAAGATCCTCTCCACATGCTTCAATTGTCTTTTCGTACTGA